A genomic window from Glycine soja cultivar W05 chromosome 10, ASM419377v2, whole genome shotgun sequence includes:
- the LOC114370283 gene encoding mannosylglycoprotein endo-beta-mannosidase-like, with translation MMAKTTLDSGWLAARSTEVHFTGTQLTTTHPPSASTQPWMEAIVPGTVLATLVKNKAVPDPFYGLGNEAILDIADSGREYYTFWFFTTFQCKLSGNQHCDLNFRGINYSADVYLNGHEMVLPKGMFRRHSLDVTNIIHSDSSNLLAVLVHPPDHPGSIPPQGGQGGDHEIGKDVATQYVQGWDWMAPIRDRNTGIWDEVSISITGPVKIIDPHLVSSFFDNYKRVYLHATTELENRSSLIAECSLSIHVTTELEGNIHLVEQLQTQNLSIPARSRVQYTFPELFFYKPNLWWPNGMGKQSLYNVIITIDVKGHGESDSWNHHFGFRKIESHIDVATGGRLFKVNGEPIFIRGGNWILSDGLLRLSKKRYETDIKFHADMNFNMIRCWGGGLAERPEFYHCCDYYGLLVWQEFWITGDVDGRGIPVSNPNGPLDHDLFLFCARDTVKLLRNHPSLALWVGGNEQTPPDDLNVALKNDLKLHPYFGHAEEKEKPVGDLSPRLGDPSQYLDGTRIYIQGSLWDGFADGEGNFSDGPYEIQNPEDFFTDSFYNHGFNPEVGSVGMPVAATIRAIMPSEGWQIPLFNKLPNGYVEEVPNPIWKYHKYIPYSNPTKKVHDQIQLYGDVKDLDDFCLKAQLVNYIQYRALLEGWTSRMWKKYTGVLIWKTQNPWTGLRGQFYDHLLDQTAGFYGCRCAAEPIHVQLNLATYFIEVVNTTSEELSNLDMEVSVWDLEGTCPHYKVHENLTALPKKVTPIVDMKYLKSKNPKPVYFLLLKLYKMSDNTILSRNFYWLHLPGGDYKLLEPYRKKKIPLKITSEVFIEGSTYILQMHVQNTSKKPDSKSLTMVHSSTARQSSGYFVTDSLETVDSGTGKEHEVGWFKGIHKCFAGKSHGLKVSEINGQDIGVAFFLHFSVHASNKDHKEGEDTRILPIHYSDNYFSLVPGETMTIKISFEVPSGVSPCVTLRGWNYQGQTIHEALY, from the exons ATGATGGCCAAGACCACGCTAGATTCGGGATGGCTTGCAGCTAGGTCCACCGAGGTTCATTTCACAGGCACTCAACTCACCACCACGCACCCTCCCTCTGCCTCCACCCAACCATGGATGGAAGCTATTGTCCCTGGAAc TGTTCTTGCTACCTTGGTGAAGAACAAAGCGGTGCCTGATCCTTTTTATGGACTAGGAAATGAGGCAATCTTGGACATTGCTGACTCTGGAAGAGAATATTACACCTTCTGGTTCTTTACAACCTTTCAGTGTAAGCTG TCAGGCAATCAGCACTGTGATCTGAATTTCCGAGGAATCAATTACTCTGCCGATGTCTATTTAAATGGGCACGAGATGGTCCTCCCAAAAGGAATGTTTCGGAGACATTCTCTTGATGTCACTAATATTATTCATTCTGATAGTAGTAACCTGCTTGCTGTTCTTGTTCACCCTCCTGATCATCCTGGGAGCATTCCTCCTCAGGGGGGACAAGGTGGTGATCACGAg ATAGGAAAGGATGTGGCCACACAATATGTTCAAGGTTGGGACTGGATGGCTCCTATAAG AGATAGGAATACTGGAATATGGGACGAGGTTTCCATTTCTATTACTGGG CCAGTAAAAATAATTGATCCCCACTTGGTGTCATCATTTTTTGACAATTATAAGAGAGTATATCTACATGCCACAACTGAGTTGGAAAACAGGAGCTCCTTGATTGCTGAGTGCTCTTTGAGTATCCATGTGACAACAGAACTTGAGGGGAACATTCACTTAGTAGAGCAGCTTCAAACTCAAAATCTTTCAATTCCTGCAAGATCACGGGTGCAATATACATTTCCTGAG CTCTTCTTCTACAAGCCGAATTTATGGTGGCCAAATGGAATGGGGAAGCAATCTTTGTACAATGTTATTATTACCATTGATGTCAAAGGACATGGTGAGTCTGATTCATGGAACCATCACTTTGGATTCCGCAAAATTGAAAGCCATATTGATGTTGCTACTGGTGGAAG ATTGTTCAAAGTCAATGGAGAACCAATTTTTATACGAGGGGGTAACTGGATATTGTCTGATGGGCTACTGCGACTTTCAAAGAAGCGATACGAAACAGATATCAAGTTTCATGCGGATATGAATTTTAACATGATTCGATGCTGGGGTGGTGGACTCGCTGAAAGGCCCGAGTTTTATCACTGTTGTGATTATTATGGTCTTTTG GTATGGCAAGAGTTCTGGATTACTGGGGATGTTGATGGACGGGGTATCCCAGTATCAAATCCAAATGGTCCACTGGACCATGaccttttcttgttttgtgcaaGAGACACAGTCAAGCTTCTCAGAAATCATCCTAGTCTCGCCCTCTGGGTGGGTGGAAATGAACAAACTCCACCAGATGATTTAAATGTTGCCCTGAAAAATGATCTGAAACTTCATCCTTATTTTGGACatgcagaagaaaaagaaaaacctgTAGGTGACTTGTCCCCAAGATTGGGGGATCCTAGCCAATATCTTGATGGCACACGAATTTACATACAAGGATCATTATGGGATGGGTTTGCAGATGGGGAGGGGAACTTCAGTGATGGAccttatgaaattcaaaatcccGAAGATTTCTTTACGGATAGTTTTTATAATCATGGATTCAACCCCGAGGTTGGTTCTGTAGGAATGCCAGTTGCTGCTACCATAAGAGCCATAATGCCTTCAGAAGGATGGCAAATACCACTGTTTAACAAACTTCCCAATGGTTATGTAGAAGAAGTTCCAAATCCCATATGGAAATACCATAAATATATTCCTTATTCAAACCCAACCAAGAAGGTTCATGATCAAATTCAGCTCTATGGTGATGTAAAAGATcttgatgatttttgtttgaAG GCTCAACTAGTTAACTACATACAATATAGAGCTCTTCTGGAGGGATGGACTTCGCGCATGTGGAAAAAATATACAGGAGTATTGATTTGGAAGACACAAAATCCTTGGACTGGTCTGAGAGGTCAATTTTATGATCATCTTCTTGACCAAACAGCAGGTTTCTATGGCTGTCGATGTGCAGCAGAGCCAATTCATGTACAGCTTAATCTGGCTACATATTTTATAGAG GTTGTTAATACTACATCCGAAGAATTGTCTAATTTAGATATGGAAGTTTCAGTGTGGGACCTCGAAGGCACATGTCCACACTACAAAGTTCATGAAAATCTCACTGCGCTGCCAAAAAAAGTAACACCTATTGTTGACATGAAGTATCTGAAGTCAAAAAATCCTAAGCCAGTCTACTTTCTTCTTCTCAAACTCTACAAAATGTCAGATAATACAATTTTATCTAGAAACTTTTATTGGTTGCATCTTCCTGGTGGAGATTACAAGCTATTAGAGCCGTATAGGAAGAAGAAAATACCTCTCAAGATAACATCCGAAGTTTTCATTGAAGGATCCACTTATATACTTCAAATGCATGTGCAAAACACATCTAAAAAACCAGACTCTAAAAGTTTAACAATGGTACACAGTTCAACAGCTAGACAAAGCAGTGGCTACTTTGTTACAGACTCACTGGAAACCGTAGATAGTGGGACTGGAAAAGAGCACGAAGTTGGTTGGTTTAAGGGGATACACAAATGCTTTGCTGGGAAAAGTCATGGTTTGAAGGTTTCTGAAATTAACGGACAAGATATAGGTGttgctttctttcttcatttttctgttCATGCTTCAAATAAGGACCACAAGGAGGGGGAAGACACAAGAATTCTTCCTATTCATTACTCAGATAACTATTTTTCACTTGTGCCAGGAGAGACCATGactattaaaatatcttttgagGTCCCTTCTGGTGTCTCTCCATGTGTTACTCTGCGTGGCTGGAATTACCAGGGACAAACCATCCATGAAGCTCTTTACTGA
- the LOC114369129 gene encoding probable rRNA-processing protein EBP2 homolog: MAMPVNDDTLVEAETEDQSEEMSSSESEQDEDVKLTEPSKNAVYNRDALLDKLGDISWPENVEWIHKLSVDVDQEQEVDVNDDLARELAFYTQALEGTKEAFEKFQSMGLPFLRPADYYAEMVKTDGHMVKVKGRLLAEKRKMEEADERRKAREAKRLAKEIQAQKLKERAKQKKEDIESVKKWRKQRQQSGYADNGKDADMGFDFEDGKVFERSNKKRPGVSPGDRSGGKAKLAFGKGKKQKKRDGKNSKFGFGGKKGMKKQNTADTTDDFGKFNKGAVSGNKRKR, from the coding sequence ATGGCAATGCCTGTTAATGATGATACACTGGTTGAGGCTGAAACTGAAGATCAGAGTGAAGAAATGTCATCATCTGAATCAGAGCAGGATGAAGATGTGAAATTAACTGAACCATCTAAAAATGCAGTGTATAACAGAGATGCTCTACTAGATAAACTTGGAGACATCAGTTGGCCAGAGAATGTGGAATGGATACACAAACTCTCTGTTGATGTTGATCAAGAGCAAGAAGTAGATGTCAATGATGACTTGGCACGAGAACTTGCGTTTTACACACAGGCATTGGAGGGAACTAAGGAGGCCTTTGAGAAATTTCAGTCAATGGGTCTCCCTTTCCTGAGACCTGCAGACTATTATGCAGAAATGGTAAAGACAGATGGCCACATGGTAAAGGTGAAAGGTCGGCTATTAGCAGAGAAGCGAAAGATGGAAGAGGCTGACGAGAGAAGAAAGGCTAGGGAGGCCAAGAGATTGGCCAAAGAGATTCAGgctcagaaattaaaagaaagggCTAAGCAGAAAAAGGAGGACATTGAATCTGTTAAGAAATGGAGGAAGCAGCGGCAACAAAGTGGGTATGCTGACAATGGCAAAGATGCAGATATGGGTTTTGACTTTGAGGATGGAAAAGTATTTGAGAGGTCAAATAAGAAAAGGCCAGGGGTGTCTCCAGGGGATCGTTCAGGAGGGAAGGCAAAGCTAGCCTTTGGTAAAGGAAAGAAACAGAAGAAAAGAGATGGTAAGAATTCCAAATTTGGTTTTGGAGgcaagaagggaatgaaaaagcaGAATACTGCTGACACCACCGATGATTTTGGTAAATTTAACAAGGGTGCTGTTTCTGGAAACAAGAGAAAGAGGTAA
- the LOC114370974 gene encoding putative UDP-glucuronate:xylan alpha-glucuronosyltransferase 4: MASKSSSSSHLSKQKAFLILSLFSIGLLLSLLSMKPKRVSNVTSKFEVDKRKPSWFEVIEKNYASKRINVGLVNVDTRVDGGLYEQLHALHPQVEIVSVDFDHVDESLKWKDFFPVWIDEDKKWGGPKCPDLPMPTWEEYRDLNVVVATVPCGKRDVFKLQVNLVVANLAVDSGWVNNLDAYEPVYVVFIGSCDPMMDIFKCDDLLLHQPGEYWVYKPDLFSLRNKMLMPVGSCLIAPGYAETGKEVIRRGYMSQSPATLNYNYTISKLAYVTVLHSSEAYVCGAIALAQSILQHNNNNNNYTKLDLLLLADESIGYKSIRGLKAAGWKIKRIKRILNPYAQKGSYNEWNYSRLRIWQLTMYDKIIFLDADLLVLKSIDGLFAYPQLSASPNDFSLFNSGLMVIEPSTCMFEDLMKKSLEVKSYNGGDQGLVNEVFTWWHRLPTKVNYLKSFEEREGNDVKEEIPEDLYVMHYLGLKLWMCYRDYDCNWDMNELHVFASDLAHHMWWQVYDAMPKELKSYCGLTEKMDERIVQRRRRARSANLSDGHWKIEVKDPRRTHYEDLNYSRE; encoded by the exons ATGGCTTCCaagtcttcttcctcttctcatttgtctAAGCAAAAAGCGTTTCTCATTCTCTCACTCTTCTCCATAGGCCTCTTGCTCTCTCTGCTTTCAATGAAGCCAAAAAGAGTCTCCAATGTCACAAGCAAATTTGAGGTAgataaaagaaagccttcttggTTTGAAGTCATAGAGAAAAACTATGCTAGCAAGAGGATCAATGTAGGTCTAGTTAATGTTGATACAAGAGTAGATGGTGGTCTATATGAGCAGCTACATGCACTACACCCACAAGTGGAAATAGTGTCCGTTGATTTTGATCATGTTGATGAGAGCTTGAAATGGAAAGACTTTTTCCCTGTGTGGATTGATGAAGATAAAAAATGGGGTGGTCCAAAGTGCCCTGATTTGCCAATGCCAACTTGGGAAGAGTACCGAGATCTCAATGTGGTGGTGGCAACAGTTCCATGTGGAAAAAGGGATGTGTTTAAGTTGCAAGTTAATTTGGTGGTGGCTAATTTGGCAGTGGATAGTGGATGGGTGAATAATTTGGATGCTTATGAACCTGTATATGTTGTGTTTATTGGGTCATGTGATCCCATGATGGATATTTTCAAGTGTGATGACCTTTTGTTGCATCAACCAGGTGAGTATTGGGTGTACAAGCCTGATTTGTTCAGCCTCAGAAACAAAATGCTTATGCCTGTTGGTTCCTGCCTGATTGCTCCTGGCTATGCAGAAACGG GTAAGGAGGTAATTAGGAGGGGCTATATGTCACAATCACCAGCGACATTGAATTACAATTACACCATTTCAAAATTAGCCTATGTGACAGTTCTCCACTCTTCAGAAGCTTATGTGTGTGGTGCAATAGCTCTAGCACAAAGCATCCttcaacacaacaacaacaacaacaactacacCAAATTAGACCTACTCCTCCTTGCTGATGAATCCATTGGTTACAAATCTATAAGGGGTCTAAAAGCTGCAGGGTGGAAGATCAAACGCATCAAACGTATCTTAAACCCCTATGCCCAAAAGGGTTCATACAACGAGTGGAACTATAGCAGGTTACGTATATGGCAACTCACCATGTATGACAAAATCATTTTCCTAGATGCTGATCTTCTAGTTTTGAAGAGCATTGATGGTCTCTTTGCTTACCCTCAATTATCTGCTTCACCTAATGACTTCTCCTTGTTCAACTCGGGGTTAATGGTCATTGAACCATCCACGTGTATGTTTGAGGACTTGATGAAGAAAAGTTTGGAGGTGAAATCATACAATGGTGGTGACCAAGGTTTGGTCAACGAGGTGTTCACGTGGTGGCACAGGTTGCCAACAAAAGTAAACTACTTGAAGAGTTTTGAAGAGAGAGAAGGGAATGATGTGAAGGAGGAGATTCCTGAGGACTTGTATGTGATGCATTACTTGGGTTTGAAGCTGTGGATGTGTTATAGAGATTATGACTGTAACTGGGACATGAATGAACTTCATGTTTTTGCTAGTGACTTGGCTCACCACATGTGGTGGCAGGTTTATGATGCCATGCCCAAAGAGTTGAAATCCTATTGTGGACTTACTGAGAAGATGGATGAGAGGATAGTGCAAAGGAGAAGAAGAGCAAGAAGTGCCAATTTGTCTGATGGGCATTGGAAGATTGAGGTTAAGGATCCTAGAAGGACACATTATGAGGATTTGAATTATAGTAGGGAGTGA
- the LOC114371178 gene encoding mitochondrial Rho GTPase 1-like, whose translation MAKATSGTVNPHSRTGVRIVVAGDQGTGKSSLIITAAAENFPVNVPPVLPPTRLPEDLYPDRVPITIIDTSSRAEDSDKVAEELQRADTVVLTYACDRPETLENLSIFWLPHLRKLEVKVPVIVVGCKLDLRDENQQVSLEQVMSPIMQQFREIETCIECSASRHIQVPEVFYYAQKAVLHPTAPLFDQESQTLKPRCVRALKRIFILCDHDRDGALSDAELNDFQVKCFNAPLQPSEIVGVKKVVQEKLSEGVNERGLTLTGFLFLHALFIEKGRLETTWTVLRKFGYNDDIKLADDLIPPIKRAPDQSVELTNEAIEFLRAIFDAFDSDGDGMLRPREIEELFSTAPESPWTGIPYEDAAEKNAFGGLSLEAFLSEWALMTLLNPTFSVENLIYIGYPGDPSSAIRVTRRRRMDRKKQHSDRNVLQCFVFGPRKAGKSALLNSFIGRPYSESYNPTTEDHYAVNVVDISMENKKYLVLREIPEDGVRKLLSNKESLASCDIAVFVHDRSDESSWRTSSELLVEIASHGEDTGFEVPCLIVAAKDDLDSFPMAIQESTRVSQDMGVEAPIPISVKLGDFNSLFRKIVTAADHPHLSIPETEAGRSRKQYHRLINRSLMAVSVGAAVVVVGLAAYRVYAARKNASG comes from the exons ATGGCAAAAGCTACTTCCGGAACCGTCAATCCTCACAGCCGTACCGGAGTTCGGATTGTCGTCGCCGGAGACCAGGGCACCGGAAAATCTAGCCTCATCATCACGGCCGCCGCCGAAAACTTTCCGGTGAATGTACCACCGGTGTTGCCTCCCACGCGGTTGCCTGAAGATCTGTATCCGGATCGCGTGCCTATCACCATCATCGACACCTCTTCCCG TGCTGAGGATAGTGATAAAGTTGCTGAAGAATTGCAGAGGGCTGACACAGTTGTCCTTACCTATGCATGTGATCGGCCTGAGACACTTGAAAATCTTAGTATATTTTGGCTTCCACATCTTCGCAAACTAGAG GTGAAAGTTCCAGTTATAGTAGTTGGTTGTAAGCTTGATTTGAGAGATGAGAATCAGCAGGTGAGCCTAGAACAGGTGATGTCACCAATAATGCAACAGTTCCGAGAGATTGAAACTTGCATTGAGTGTTCAGCATCTAGGCATATTCAG GTCCCCGAAGTTTTCTACTATGCACAGAAGGCCGTGCTTCATCCAACAGCTCCATTATTTgatcaagagtcacaaactcTAAAGCCTCGATGCGTGCGAGCCTTGAAGCGGATTTTTATCCTTTGTGATCATGACAGAGATGGTGCCCTTAGTGATGCTGAGCTGAATGACTTTCAG GTTAAATGTTTCAATGCTCCTTTGCAACCATCTGAAATTGTGGGTGTAAAGAAGGTTGTACAAGAAAAATTGTCTGAAGGGGTGAATGAACGTGGACTTACTTTGACTGGATTCTTATTTCTTCATGCCCTTTTCATAGAAAAAGGGCGTCTTGAGACAACATGGACTGTGCTCAGGAAGTTTGGATATAATGATGATATCAAGCTTGCTGATGATCTAATTCCACCTATAAAACGTGCTCCTGATCAG AGTGTGGAGCTGACAAATGAAGCAATTGAGTTTTTGAGGGCAATTTTTGATGCGTTTGATAGTGATGGG GATGGGATGTTGAGACCTCGTGAAATCGAAGAATTATTTTCTACTGCCCCGGAAAG TCCTTGGACTGGAATTCCATATGAGGACGCTGCAGAAAAAAATGCATTTGGAGGACTATCACTAGAAGCGTTTTTGTCAGAG TGGGCACTTATGACACTTCTAAACCCAACTTTTAGTGTGGAGAATCTGATATACATTGGTTATCCTGGTGATCCATCATCTGCTATTCGTGTGACTAGGAGGCGACGCATGGATCGCAAGAAGCAGCATTCAGACAGAAATGTTTTGCAGTGCTTTGTTTTTGGGCCTAGGAAGGCTGGAAAATCTGCATTATTGAATTCTTTTATTggaag GCCATATTCTGAAAGTTACAATCCAACCACTGAAGATCATTATGCTGTAAATGTAGTTGATATTTCTATG gaaaacaaaaaatatcttgttcTGAGAGAGATTCCTGAAGATGGAGTGAGGAAGCTCCTGTCCAATAAGGAGTCTTTGGCCTCATGTGACATTGCAGTTTTTGTTCATGACAG GTCTGATGAATCCTCATGGAGAACATCGTCTGAACTGTTGGTTGAAATTGCTAGCCATGGAGAAGATACTGGCTTTGAGGTGCCCTGCCTGATAGTTGCAGCTAAAGATGATCTGGATTCATTTCCAATGGCTATACAGGAGTCAACTAGg GTTAGCCAAGATATGGGAGTAGAGGCTCCTATACCCATCAGTGTGAAGTTAGGAGATTTCAACAGTCTTTTTCGTAAAATTGTAACGGCTGCTGATCATCCTCATTTAAGCATTCCAGAAACTGAAGCTGGAAGAAGCCGCAAGCAGTACCACAGGCTTATTAATCGATCTCTTATGGCTGTTTCAG TTGGAGCTGCGGTGGTCGTAGTTGGGCTGGCAGCTTATAGGGTATATGCTGCAAGGAAGAATGCGTCTGGTTAA
- the LOC114369980 gene encoding protein YIPF1 homolog: MMSGNYTSIDSQKVSGSVPAVDPPPFQFSDSNLQTFPPSGAQGKIGGGSRHPRDVDDTFSKPVSGSDEPQQQSGWFKAFSLASYKPYFDVDTIDVLDRIKDSLYPFNGTFNEKTASHPDLYGPFWICTTLIFVAASIGTFVTYIAHKLKDQEWNYDINLVTWSAGLFYGYVTIVPLCLYVILKYFSVPSGFVQLLCLYGYSLFVFIPALCMSVVPLEIFRWMVAGVAGFMSATFVALNLRAHIMSAGERWVLIVASIFVLQLALAVALKVCLFTVTV, encoded by the exons ATGATGTCAGGAAATTACACCTCCATCGATAGCCAAAAGGTTTCAGGATCTGTACCT GCTGTTGATCCTCCACCCTTCCAATTCTCAG ATTCAAATCTTCAGACATTTCCTCCATCTGGAGCACAGGGCAAGATTGGTGGTGGCTCGAGACATCCACGTGATGTTGATG ATACGTTTTCAAAACCAGTGTCTGGTTCTGATGAACCCCAGCAGCAGAGTGGTTGGTTTAAGGCTTTCTCACTTGCTTCTTACAAACCATACTTTGATGTTGACACTATAGATGTTCTAGACAGGATTAAAGACTCACTCTATCCATTCAATGGAACATTCAATGAAAAAACTGCTTCCCACCCTGATTT GTATGGACCGTTCTGGATTTGCACCACATTAATATTTGTAGCAGCATCTATTGGCACATTTGTGACATACATAGCTCACAAACTGAAGGACCAGGAATGGAACTATGACATAAATCTGGTGACTTGGTCTGCCGGCTTGTTCTATGGTTATGTCACCATTGTTCCTCTTTGTTTGTATGTAATCCTCAAGTACTTCTCTGTACCATCGGGCTTTGTCCAACTACTCTGTCTCTATGGATATTCCTTGTTTGTCTTTATTCCAGCACTG TGTATGTCTGTTGTGCCATTGGAGATATTCAGATGGATGGTTGCTGGTGTGGCTGGGTTCATGTCAGCAACTTTTGTGGCACTAAACCTCCGAGCACATATTATGTCAGCAGGTGAAAGATGGGTTTTGATTGTTGCTAGCATTTTTGTATTGCAGTTGGCTCTAGCTGTCGCATTAAAGGTCTGCCTCTTCACAGTAACAGTATGA